Proteins encoded in a region of the Bactrocera tryoni isolate S06 chromosome 4, CSIRO_BtryS06_freeze2, whole genome shotgun sequence genome:
- the LOC120775914 gene encoding uncharacterized protein LOC120775914 → MTSATATNINRSNSFVNALKWWPLQGHNHQSNHAAHGGGGGTGGGGGGGCVSAGPSTASGLSLLGHLHSKTSTFGSSVAVQKLRESKWFKRDEQRIFCAVVECGFIVEVRSNTKPTTSHNKRTLRSNSSGSGGSGVDEYDLDVNNDEEDEEEETLQLAMRAQDENETPMTSWFGIVLCKTAKDNKPKPETIEIYTVKIRENGTFKMLKLTLEDIWNQGWELRINNFADKEKSAHNEKDIRNQVSFARKAKHSLWNNNKHFVYWCRYGSRQQDVRKRQMSECVKWGSVGMNAGMILLMNKQKSYSTSK, encoded by the exons ATGACAAGTGCAACAGCCACAAACATAAATCGCTCGAACAGCTTTGTGAACGCGCTCAAGTGGTGGCCACTGCAGGGTCACAACCATCAGTCCAATCATGCAGCGCATGGTGGTGGTGGAGGTACgggtggcggtggtggtggcggctGTGTCAGCGCTGGTCCCAGCACCGCCAGTGGCTTGAGTCTGCTGGGACATCTACACAGCAAGACGTCGACTTTCGGCAGCTCAGTGGCAGTGCAAAAGCTGCGCGAATCCAAATGGTTCAAACGTGATGAGCAGCGCATTTTCTGCGCCGTCGTCGAGTGCGGCTTCATTGTGGAGGTGCGCAGCAATACGAAACCCACCACCAGCCATAATAAGCGTACGCTGCGTAGCAATAGCAGCGGCAGCGGTGGCAGCGGCGTCGATGAGTACGATCTGGATGTCAATAATGACGAAGAGGATGAGGAGGAGGAGACGCTGCAGCTGGCAATGCGAGCGCAGGATGAAAACGAAACACCGATGACGTCATGGTTCGGCATTGTCCTGTGCAAAACGGCTAAAG ACAATAAACCCAAACCTGAGACCATTGAAATCTACACTGTGAAAATACGTGAAAACGGTACATTCAAAATGCTCAAACTCACGCTGGAGGATATCTGGAATCAAGGCTGGGAGCTGCGCATCAATAATTTCGCCGACAAGGAGAAATCAGCACACAATGAAAAGGACATACGCAATCAG GTGTCCTTTGCCCGCAAGGCCAAACACAGTCTCTGgaataataataagcattttGTGTACTGGTGCCGGTATGGCAGCCGCCAGCAGGACGTGCGGAAGCGACAG ATGTCCGAGTGCGTGAAGTGGGGCAGCGTTGGCATGAACGCCGGCATGATACTGCTCATGAACAAACAGAAATCCTACTCCACCTCCAAGtga